In a single window of the Jaculus jaculus isolate mJacJac1 chromosome 9, mJacJac1.mat.Y.cur, whole genome shotgun sequence genome:
- the LOC101599749 gene encoding keratin-associated protein 4-6-like translates to MCNSCCGSVCSEQGCDTMCNSCCGSVCSEQGCGQEACCQPSCMQTTCCRTTCCRPSCCVSSCCRPQSCQSMCCQPTCCRPSCCISSCCRPTCCRPQCCISSCCRPTCCRPQCCISSCCRPTCCRPSCCISSCCRPTCCRPQCCISSCCRPTCCRPQCCISSCCRPTCCRPQCCISSCCRPTCCRPQCCISSCCRPTCCRPSCCISSCCRPTCCRPQCCISSCCRPQCCISSCCRPQCCISSCCRPTCSSCSCC, encoded by the exons ATGTGCAACTCCTGTTGCGGCTCCGTCTGCTCTGAGCAGGGCTGTG ACACCATGTGCAACTCCTGTTGTGGCTCCGTCTGCTCTGAGCAGGGCTGTGGCCAGGAGGCCTGCTGCCAGCCCAGCTGCATGCAGACCACCTGCTGCAGGACCACCTGCTGCCGCCCCAGCTGCTGCGTgtccagctgctgcaggccccAGAGCTGCCAGTCTATGTGCTGCCAGCCCACCTGCTGCCGCCCCAGttgctgcatctccagctgctgccgccccacctgctgcagaccccagtgctgcatctccagctgctgccgccccacctgctgcagaccccagtgctgcatctccagctgctgccgccccaCCTGCTGCCGCCCCAGttgctgcatctccagctgctgccgccccaCCTGCTGCAGGCCCCAatgctgcatctccagctgctgccggCCCACCTGCTGCAGGCCCCAatgctgcatctccagctgctgccgccccacctgctgcaggccccagtgctgcatctccagctgctgccgccccacctgctgcaggccccagtgctgcatctccagctgctgccgccccaCCTGCTGCCGCCCCAGttgctgcatctccagctgctgccgccccaCCTGCTGCAGACCCCAGTGttgcatctccagctgctgcagaccccagtgctgcatctccagctgctgcagaccccagtgctgcatctccagctgctgccgccccaCCTGTTCTAGCTGTTCTTGCTGCTGA